In Ictalurus punctatus breed USDA103 chromosome 3, Coco_2.0, whole genome shotgun sequence, the following are encoded in one genomic region:
- the ldlrap1b gene encoding low density lipoprotein receptor adapter protein 1b isoform X1: MDALKSAGRAIIRSPSIAKQSWGSGRHKKLPENWTDTRETLLEGMAFQLKYLGVTLVEQPKGEELSAAAVKRIVATAKASGKKLQKVMLKVSPRGIILYDSTSNQLIENVSIYRISYCTADKMHDKVFAYIAQSQRNETLECHAFLCSKKKVAQAVTLTVAQAFKVAFEFWQNSKEEKEKRVKSDSVGPSNSQPQNSESVEEGEVATGNLLNLEEGAVIHSGPDDDAHTAQSISTDNNNIVWELEDGLDEAFSRLAECRANPQVLDTGLNPQDYNADECLSPCNWEPIESWKADGEAPDGEDAFSF, encoded by the exons AGCTCCCGGAGAACTGGACGGACACGCGCGAGACCCTGTTGGAAGGCATGGCGTTCCAGCTGAAGTATCTTGGCGTCACGCTGGTCGAGCAGCCGAAAGGAGAGGAGCTGTCAGCCGCCGCAGTCAAAAGGATTGTTGCCACG gcCAAAGCCAGTGGGAAGAAGCTGCAGAAGGTCATGTTGAAGGTTTCTCCTAGAGGGATCATCCTGTACGACAGCACCTCAAATCAGCTGATAGAAAACGTCTCCATTTACAG GATCTCGTACTGCACTGCTGATAAGATGCACGATAAGGTGTTCGCGTACATCGCTCAGAGCCAACGCAATGAGACGCTCGAGTGCCATGCCTTCCTCTGCTCCAAAAAGAAAGTG gcACAGGCGGTGACATTAACGGTAGCGCAGGCCTTTAAAGTGGCCTTTGAGTTTTGGCAGAACTCCAAGGAAG AGAAAGAGAAGCGTGTAAAGTCAGACTCGGTTGGACCCAGCAACTCTCAGCCAcagaattcagaaagtgtggAAGAAGGAG aagtggCTACAGGGAATCTGTTAAACTTAGAGGAAGGTGCAGTTATACATTCAGGACCTGATGATGATGCACATACAGCACAGAGCATCAGCACAGATAACAACAACATTGTTTGg GAGCTTGAGGACGGCCTGGACGAAGCGTTCTCAAG ACTCGCTGAGTGTCGCGCTAACCCCCAGGTCCTGGACACTGGGCTAAACCCTCAGGACTATAACGCTGACGAGTGCCTCTCACCCTGCAACTGGGAGCCGATTGAAAGTTGGAAAGCCGATGGCGAGGCCCCTGACGGCGAGGATGCGTTCAGCTTCTGA
- the ldlrap1b gene encoding low density lipoprotein receptor adapter protein 1b isoform X3, whose amino-acid sequence MAFQLKYLGVTLVEQPKGEELSAAAVKRIVATAKASGKKLQKVMLKVSPRGIILYDSTSNQLIENVSIYRISYCTADKMHDKVFAYIAQSQRNETLECHAFLCSKKKVAQAVTLTVAQAFKVAFEFWQNSKEEKEKRVKSDSVGPSNSQPQNSESVEEGEVATGNLLNLEEGAVIHSGPDDDAHTAQSISTDNNNIVWELEDGLDEAFSRLAECRANPQVLDTGLNPQDYNADECLSPCNWEPIESWKADGEAPDGEDAFSF is encoded by the exons ATGGCGTTCCAGCTGAAGTATCTTGGCGTCACGCTGGTCGAGCAGCCGAAAGGAGAGGAGCTGTCAGCCGCCGCAGTCAAAAGGATTGTTGCCACG gcCAAAGCCAGTGGGAAGAAGCTGCAGAAGGTCATGTTGAAGGTTTCTCCTAGAGGGATCATCCTGTACGACAGCACCTCAAATCAGCTGATAGAAAACGTCTCCATTTACAG GATCTCGTACTGCACTGCTGATAAGATGCACGATAAGGTGTTCGCGTACATCGCTCAGAGCCAACGCAATGAGACGCTCGAGTGCCATGCCTTCCTCTGCTCCAAAAAGAAAGTG gcACAGGCGGTGACATTAACGGTAGCGCAGGCCTTTAAAGTGGCCTTTGAGTTTTGGCAGAACTCCAAGGAAG AGAAAGAGAAGCGTGTAAAGTCAGACTCGGTTGGACCCAGCAACTCTCAGCCAcagaattcagaaagtgtggAAGAAGGAG aagtggCTACAGGGAATCTGTTAAACTTAGAGGAAGGTGCAGTTATACATTCAGGACCTGATGATGATGCACATACAGCACAGAGCATCAGCACAGATAACAACAACATTGTTTGg GAGCTTGAGGACGGCCTGGACGAAGCGTTCTCAAG ACTCGCTGAGTGTCGCGCTAACCCCCAGGTCCTGGACACTGGGCTAAACCCTCAGGACTATAACGCTGACGAGTGCCTCTCACCCTGCAACTGGGAGCCGATTGAAAGTTGGAAAGCCGATGGCGAGGCCCCTGACGGCGAGGATGCGTTCAGCTTCTGA
- the ldlrap1b gene encoding low density lipoprotein receptor adapter protein 1b isoform X2, translating to MDALKSAGRAIIRSPSIAKQSWGSGRHKKLPENWTDTRETLLEGMAFQLKYLGVTLVEQPKGEELSAAAVKRIVATAKASGKKLQKVMLKVSPRGIILYDSTSNQLIENVSIYRISYCTADKMHDKVFAYIAQSQRNETLECHAFLCSKKKVAQAVTLTVAQAFKVAFEFWQNSKEEKEKRVKSDSVGPSNSQPQNSESVEEGEVATGNLLNLEEGAVIHSGPDDDAHTAQSISTDNNNIVWELEDGLDEAFSSRSLDSFESCSDSLSVALTPRSWTLG from the exons AGCTCCCGGAGAACTGGACGGACACGCGCGAGACCCTGTTGGAAGGCATGGCGTTCCAGCTGAAGTATCTTGGCGTCACGCTGGTCGAGCAGCCGAAAGGAGAGGAGCTGTCAGCCGCCGCAGTCAAAAGGATTGTTGCCACG gcCAAAGCCAGTGGGAAGAAGCTGCAGAAGGTCATGTTGAAGGTTTCTCCTAGAGGGATCATCCTGTACGACAGCACCTCAAATCAGCTGATAGAAAACGTCTCCATTTACAG GATCTCGTACTGCACTGCTGATAAGATGCACGATAAGGTGTTCGCGTACATCGCTCAGAGCCAACGCAATGAGACGCTCGAGTGCCATGCCTTCCTCTGCTCCAAAAAGAAAGTG gcACAGGCGGTGACATTAACGGTAGCGCAGGCCTTTAAAGTGGCCTTTGAGTTTTGGCAGAACTCCAAGGAAG AGAAAGAGAAGCGTGTAAAGTCAGACTCGGTTGGACCCAGCAACTCTCAGCCAcagaattcagaaagtgtggAAGAAGGAG aagtggCTACAGGGAATCTGTTAAACTTAGAGGAAGGTGCAGTTATACATTCAGGACCTGATGATGATGCACATACAGCACAGAGCATCAGCACAGATAACAACAACATTGTTTGg GAGCTTGAGGACGGCCTGGACGAAGCGTTCTCAAG CCGCAGTTTGGATAGTTTTGAGTCGTGTTCAG ACTCGCTGAGTGTCGCGCTAACCCCCAGGTCCTGGACACTGGGCTAA